The Exiguobacterium aurantiacum DSM 6208 genome includes a window with the following:
- a CDS encoding DUF7000 family protein — protein sequence MKPLTELIQAYTSTVKQGDMPLAYRGILEFLGHLRSRFMKSGYEVSGLYPGYMDMSYVSVNTSSLKERGLKIAVVYLHGTGCFEVWLSARNRTLSEQYATTFQTVQGFHNDENLDAILERALTSSPDFDEPEQLAELIEREVERFIQDVETILEGGR from the coding sequence TTGAAACCATTGACTGAGTTGATTCAAGCATATACGTCGACCGTCAAACAAGGAGACATGCCGCTCGCGTATCGAGGTATCCTTGAATTTCTAGGGCACCTGCGATCTCGTTTCATGAAGAGTGGATACGAGGTGAGCGGTCTGTACCCAGGCTATATGGATATGTCTTACGTATCGGTAAACACATCGTCTTTGAAAGAGAGAGGGCTTAAAATCGCAGTTGTCTATCTCCATGGTACAGGGTGCTTTGAGGTGTGGTTGTCCGCTCGCAATAGGACACTGTCGGAACAGTACGCGACCACGTTTCAAACAGTACAAGGCTTCCATAACGATGAAAATCTAGATGCCATTCTTGAGCGCGCATTGACATCTTCTCCCGATTTTGATGAGCCGGAGCAGTTGGCTGAATTGATTGAGCGGGAAGTCGAACGGTTCATTCAAGATGTGGAAACAATACTCGAGGGAGGGCGCTGA
- the rlmD gene encoding 23S rRNA (uracil(1939)-C(5))-methyltransferase RlmD has product MLPVKKNDRLDVDIHDLTHEGAGVARVDGYTLFVPNALPGETVEIVVTKTNKQYGFARLIDVKQASADRVEPPCPIFYQCGGCQLQHFSYDGQLRQKRDRVVDALKRLGQFDVPVHETIGMPEPWRYRNKAQVPFKDEAGRLVAGFYRPRSHDIVEMKECLIQDERNDEAVQVVRDVLAAHDVPAYDEKTGRGVIRHVMARYGYHSGELMIVLITKTTKIKGVNEIVADILKRLPNVTSIMQNVNPDKTNVILGSTNKLLYGHETIEDKIGGLTFTISPHSFFQVNPVQTEKLYGKALEYAQLTGTEQVVDAYCGIGTISLFLARKAAHVYGVEVVPEAIEDAKQNALVNEIDNVTYACGAAEDVLPQWKKDGINPDVIVVDPPRKGCAESFLETMVEMSPKRIVYVSCNVATQARDMRYLADRGYRLVEVTPVDMFPHTAHVETVAWMEKV; this is encoded by the coding sequence ATGCTACCAGTGAAAAAGAATGACCGTCTCGACGTCGACATCCACGACCTCACCCACGAAGGGGCAGGTGTGGCGCGCGTCGACGGCTATACGTTGTTCGTCCCGAACGCGCTCCCAGGGGAGACGGTCGAGATCGTCGTGACGAAGACGAACAAACAGTACGGGTTCGCCCGCTTGATCGATGTGAAACAAGCGAGCGCGGACCGCGTCGAGCCGCCGTGCCCGATCTTTTATCAATGTGGGGGTTGTCAGCTCCAACACTTCAGCTATGACGGCCAGCTCCGCCAAAAACGGGACCGTGTCGTCGATGCGTTGAAGCGACTTGGCCAATTCGATGTGCCTGTCCACGAGACGATTGGCATGCCGGAACCGTGGCGATACCGCAACAAGGCACAAGTGCCGTTCAAAGACGAGGCCGGTCGCCTCGTCGCCGGATTCTATCGTCCGCGTTCGCACGATATCGTCGAGATGAAGGAATGCCTCATCCAAGACGAGCGCAATGACGAGGCCGTCCAAGTCGTCCGCGACGTGCTCGCGGCACACGATGTGCCGGCGTATGATGAGAAGACAGGGCGCGGTGTCATCCGCCACGTCATGGCCCGTTATGGATACCATTCGGGTGAACTGATGATCGTCCTCATCACGAAGACGACGAAAATCAAAGGCGTGAACGAGATCGTCGCCGACATCTTGAAGCGTCTCCCGAACGTGACGTCGATCATGCAAAACGTCAACCCGGACAAGACGAACGTCATCTTAGGGTCGACGAACAAACTCTTGTACGGTCATGAGACAATCGAGGACAAGATCGGCGGACTGACGTTCACGATTTCCCCGCACTCGTTCTTCCAGGTCAACCCGGTCCAAACGGAAAAACTTTACGGCAAGGCGCTTGAGTATGCGCAGTTGACCGGGACCGAGCAAGTCGTCGACGCCTATTGCGGCATCGGGACAATCAGTCTGTTTCTCGCGCGGAAAGCGGCGCACGTGTACGGCGTCGAAGTCGTACCGGAAGCGATCGAGGACGCGAAACAGAACGCGCTCGTCAATGAGATCGATAACGTGACGTACGCGTGTGGTGCGGCGGAAGATGTGTTGCCACAGTGGAAGAAAGATGGCATCAACCCGGACGTCATCGTCGTCGACCCACCGCGGAAAGGCTGTGCCGAGTCGTTCCTCGAGACGATGGTCGAGATGAGTCCGAAGCGGATCGTCTACGTGTCGTGTAACGTCGCGACGCAAGCGCGCGATATGCGTTACCTCGCAGACCGTGGCTACCGCCTCGTCGAAGTGACACCAGTCGACATGTTCCCGCATACGGCGCATGTCGAGACGGTGGCGTGGATGGAAAAAGTATAA
- a CDS encoding iron chaperone, giving the protein MKQTKMTTVDEYILQFPVEVQAILQTLRKLVKDISPEAEENMSYQMPTYYLKGNLVHFAAYKNHIGFYPTPAGIDAFKDELSDYKSAKGSVQFPIDKPIPFELIKRIVEFRVSEMNGDAVKNKE; this is encoded by the coding sequence ATGAAACAGACTAAAATGACAACTGTAGATGAATACATTTTACAATTTCCTGTTGAGGTTCAAGCAATCCTCCAGACGCTGAGGAAGTTAGTAAAAGACATCTCCCCTGAGGCAGAAGAAAATATGAGTTACCAAATGCCCACGTATTATTTAAAAGGTAATTTGGTGCACTTTGCAGCATATAAAAATCATATTGGATTTTATCCAACTCCAGCAGGCATCGACGCTTTCAAAGATGAGTTATCCGACTACAAAAGTGCAAAAGGTTCTGTTCAGTTTCCGATTGATAAACCGATTCCTTTCGAATTAATAAAGAGGATAGTTGAGTTTAGAGTGAGTGAGATGAACGGTGACGCCGTAAAAAATAAAGAGTGA
- a CDS encoding antitoxin VbhA family protein, with product MDQNSYIERQKQVKFAVGMAAIDGGKPSPFTQKLLERYEDGEITSAQFKQAIMEKYTKARQS from the coding sequence ATGGATCAGAACTCATATATCGAACGTCAAAAACAAGTAAAATTTGCAGTTGGTATGGCCGCAATCGATGGGGGAAAACCAAGTCCTTTTACACAAAAATTGCTGGAGCGATATGAAGATGGCGAAATCACTTCAGCCCAGTTTAAGCAAGCCATTATGGAGAAGTACACGAAAGCACGTCAATCCTAA
- a CDS encoding Fic/DOC family protein has translation MDPYVYPNTSVLINKLGITDEQQLITVEAQLIIANILEVESFISEVDFDSYHSLQQLHRHLFNELYEWAGEFRSINIYKHERILDGLSVIYSDSKHIRTNLESIFDWQQEIKWEHKNIRLPVYFAKLMTDLWRVHPFREGNTRTVSVFMKLFAQHHNLPFNAELLSNNAGYLRNALVMAAINEAPDPSYLHRIINDALATDVSNKLAENDSSPEKYRTIGSYNVSNYEEKPFSTDYDES, from the coding sequence ATGGATCCTTACGTATACCCCAACACGAGTGTGCTTATAAATAAGCTTGGGATTACTGACGAACAACAACTGATTACTGTTGAAGCACAGCTCATCATTGCAAACATATTAGAAGTAGAGTCATTCATTTCGGAAGTGGATTTCGATAGTTATCATTCTTTGCAACAACTCCATCGACATCTATTTAATGAACTGTATGAGTGGGCCGGTGAATTTCGTTCAATCAATATTTATAAACATGAGCGAATTTTGGACGGTTTGTCTGTGATCTATAGTGATTCTAAGCATATTCGAACAAATTTAGAGTCTATTTTTGATTGGCAACAAGAAATCAAATGGGAGCATAAAAATATACGCCTCCCTGTCTATTTCGCTAAGCTAATGACAGACTTGTGGCGGGTCCATCCTTTCCGTGAAGGGAACACCCGCACTGTTTCTGTTTTTATGAAACTTTTTGCTCAACATCATAATTTGCCTTTTAATGCAGAACTGCTTTCCAATAATGCCGGTTACCTTAGAAATGCACTTGTCATGGCTGCCATCAACGAAGCTCCAGACCCGAGCTATTTACACAGAATTATAAATGACGCTTTGGCCACTGATGTCTCTAACAAGTTGGCAGAGAACGATTCCTCTCCCGAAAAATATCGCACAATTGGATCGTACAACGTTTCTAACTATGAAGAGAAGCCGTTCTCTACAGACTACGATGAATCGTGA